A window from Athalia rosae chromosome 5, iyAthRosa1.1, whole genome shotgun sequence encodes these proteins:
- the LOC125500884 gene encoding uncharacterized protein LOC125500884: MIPSVMNDLVCLHFQAPSRIMDFSESHSDNLINRFFEACCDPRYPATIMLVRLTSTDDTVVRIAFENERAVQHAEERFIDWYESQEVDETSKFKSIDIYMNYSPCCGNSEGKQGCASRLKDWLEDKEFKVAIYYAWFYINFYENSNKLAYVNALNELVNERQVPVLKITNEIFQSLCTECSVDVDVNCSYDEKLQYGNEGLERQIHSVPNLEAE, translated from the exons atgataccGAGCGTAATGAACGATTTAGTCTGTTTGCATTTTCAAGCACCAAGTCGAATCATGGATTTTTCAGAGTCGCATtcagataatttgataaaccgatttttcgaagcttgCTGCGATCCTCGATACCCGGCGACTATTATGCTGGTGAGATTAACGTCTACCGATGACACCGTCGTCAGGATTGCATTCGAAAACGAACGCGCCGTGCAACACGCCGAAGAACGTTTTATCGACTG gTACGAAAGTCAGGAAGTTGATGAGACGTCAAAgttcaaatcgatcgatatatatatgaactatTCACCCTGCTGCGGGAATTCAGAGGGAAAACAAG GTTGCGCTTCAAGATTGAAGGATTGGTTGGAGGACAAGGAATTCAAGGTTGCGATTTACTACGCTTGgttttacatcaatttttatgaaaattcgaataagctCGCTTACGTGAACGCCTTGAACGAATTGGTGAACGAGAGACAAGttccggtgttgaaaatcaccaacgaaattttccaatccttgTGTACCGAATGTTCTGTTGATGTGGACGTAAACTGCAGttacgacgaaaaattgcagTACGGCAATGAGGGGCTCGAGAGGCAAATTCATAGCGTGCCCAACTTGGAGGCGGAGTag
- the LOC125500885 gene encoding uncharacterized protein LOC125500885 — translation MIPSVMNDLVCLHFQAPSRIMDFSESHSDNLINRFFKACCDRRYPATIMLVRLTSTDDTVVRIAFENERAVQHAEERFIDWYESQEVDETSKFKSIDIYMNYSPCCGNSEGKQGCASRLKDWLEDKEFKVAIYYAWFYINFYENSNKLAYVNALNELVNERQVPVLKITNEIFQSLCTECSVDVDVNCSYDEKLQYGNEGLERQIHSVPNLEAE, via the exons atgataccGAGCGTAATGAACGATTTAGTCTGTTTGCATTTTCAAGCACCAAGTCGAATCATGGATTTTTCAGAGTCGCATtcagataatttgataaaccGATTTTTCAAAGCTTGCTGCGATCGTCGATACCCGGCGACTATTATGCTGGTGAGATTAACGTCTACCGATGACACCGTCGTCAGGATTGCATTCGAAAACGAACGCGCCGTGCAACACGCCGAAGAACGTTTTATCGACTG gTACGAAAGTCAGGAAGTTGATGAGACGTCAAAgttcaaatcgatcgatatatatatgaactatTCACCCTGCTGCGGGAATTCAGAGGGAAAACAAG GTTGCGCTTCAAGATTGAAGGATTGGTTGGAGGACAAGGAATTCAAGGTTGCGATTTACTACGCTTGgttttacatcaatttttatgaaaattcgaataagctCGCTTACGTGAACGCCTTGAACGAATTGGTGAACGAGAGACAAGttccggtgttgaaaatcaccaacgaaattttccaatccttgTGTACCGAATGTTCTGTTGATGTGGACGTAAACTGCAGttacgacgaaaaattgcagTACGGCAATGAGGGGCTCGAGAGGCAAATTCATAGCGTGCCCAACTTGGAGGCGGAGTag